The region TAGTCGGATGAATACTGTCCGGCTGACCGTGAAAGGTGGCCGTGGCCAGCACGGCAGTGGTTGGGCATTTTGACAGGGTTAAGTCGAATGATGTCCATTGTCCGGTATCGCCCACGTCCTTAAAATCGCCGGTATTCGCTTTGCCCAGATTGACCGTCAGGTTCTGGCTGGCGCTGTCCACCTGGCAGGCGTTGGCGTAAATGTTTCCGCGAATATCGAGCTGAATCTCTTCCGCCAGGCTCTGGCTCGCCACTCCAAGGAGTAAAAGGGCTAATAACGTTTTCATTTGTAGGCCACCGTAATGGTTGCGACGGTATTCGCCGTTCCGGGGGTCACCTCCGCGCTGGTTTGTTCGTAAGAGACGCTGAAGGGATATTGCGACTGCATATTGGCATAGGTGGGAAATGTGCTCATATATTGCCCGAAAGCAGGTATCTGACCGTTAAAGAGCATTCTCACCCCCACGCCGGTCGCCACGCCGTTTTCCGGCGTTAATTTGATCACGCCAGGAAAATTCGTTTCATAGCCATTGGCGCTGGCGATCATCATTTCAGGCTGTACATCCTGATCGCAAAGCATGCCAATATTGAATGTCGACTGAGCAACCACGGTTCCTGCCCCGGTAAAGCGGCTCACCGGAAAATCACCCAGTATGATAGTCAGGGATTTGGGTGAAACGGTGCAGGTGACTTCTTTTACCACCACGTCACCTGAGTAGGAGAGGGTGTTTGGTTCATTTAAGGCTTCGATGCGTTCAACGCCAAGGTTGAATTGCGTATTACTCGTCGTGAGTGAGCCTGAGGCAACAGTCTCACTGGTTTTCACCAGTTCCAGCGTGACGTCAAAGCTAAACGGGAGCGAACCATCGCTGCTCATCGTGCCAGACACCAAGCCTACGGGGGTGGTATCGGAACAAATCTGATCTGCCGCTCCCGTTACACGTTGCCCTTTGTCATTTCTGAGCGACACGCCGATTCCGGCAACGCCCGACTCATAGACCCCAGGGATGCCGGGGATTTCTTTACCAAAGCCGTTATAGCAGGCAATGACAGGCTGGCCTGCGTCTTCGGCAACATAGCAATTCCCTGAGACATGAACCGGACGTTCTGTTCCCGGAATGGTCGACCCCACGGGCAGGCTGGTGGGCACTGAAATAGACGCTAACGATAGCAGCGCGGGCAGACTCGGCGATTGGCAAGAAGCCTTCGCCTGCGGCACAAAGAGCGCTGCCGTCGTCAGAACGACAAGTAAGAAAAACGATTTTGCTATCTGCATTATGATCGGTCCGGTGTTAATCAGTGGCACTGCGCGGCAGCGTTAATAATGTTGGTGTTATCCTTCTCCTGCATCAGGGCGTAATCGGCGACGCAATGCTCGCTCGCCTCCTTGCCCCAGGAAACGAAAAGGCGTCCGTGCTGCGGCAGGCCGGTGAGATACACCAGGCCGTCGTTACCGACGATAAATTCACTGCTCTTGTCTTCCGTGGTGACCGTTGCGCCGAAGGGCAGCGGCTTGTCGTTCCAGGCCAGCGTCATTAAGACGCGGTTGCCCACGCGAGTATCGAAGCTGGCGCGAACTACCGCGCCGCGTGATGGTGTTACCGTCTGCGAGGCGTGCGTGACGTCGGCATCTTCTGGCAGTGTCTCCGTGTCCAGTGAAATGGGGTTGTGACGCCACGGCGTGACAAACGGCACCAGCGTATAGCCGCGAGAGTCCGTTTCCACGCCCGTCTGGTTGGCAACGTGCGTACCGTGTGTGCCTGGCGCTTTAATCAGCACCACGGTTTCGCCCAGGGTCTGACCGAAGGTGACGCCGTCAGAGTGGGCGACGATGCCGCCCTGGATCCCGGCGCTCACGGTGTGCTGATGGCTGTCCTGGCTGACGCCCCCGCGTATTTCACCGTAGGTACCTTTGTAATCCGCATTCATACTGGTAGAAGTGTTGTTATTGGCGCTGTCTAGTCCCTGCTGAACGTTCCAGCTCAGCTTGTCTCCCTCCAGCGCGGTACCATTCAGGCCCAGATTGTGGGTGGTGCCGTCTTTACCGTTGTTCAGGCTGTAGTTTGCCCAGGTGTCAGGCAGCCAGCGGTCGAGCGGAACCGACACGTTTAGGCCGATTTGTTGGTCATCGCTGATGGATTTACCGTCCTCGTCCGTGTCGTCGCTGTTTTTATTGACGCTGTAGCTCAGGCTATAGCTCACGCCGTGCCAGCTGTTGTTGTAGCTAACGCTCAGGGAGGTCATATCCTGACTCTGGCTCCAGTAACGCTCTTTCACCAGGCTTAGCGTCACCGAACCCCACTTATCGCCCAGCGTCTGGTCGATGGTGGCCTCCGCTCGTGCGCGGCGCTGCTGTGGAGCGGACCAGTCGTTTGCACGAGTCCAGGACTCCATAGTGTCCTGCAGGGTGTAAAAGCCTTTACTGTTGTAGCGATAACCCGCCAGCGAGAAGCTAGTGCCGGTCGCGGTAAAATTTTTGCTATAGCGCAGACGAAGGGATTGCCCTTTGCTGGTTTTGCGCTTTTTCAGTAACGCTTTGGCGCGGGTAACGTCTAAGGAGAACGCGCCGAGGTCGCCAACGTTTTTCCCTGCGCCGAGCGCGGCGGAGTGGTAATGCGAACTCTGCTGCGTACCGCCGTAAAGGGTGACCCCGTGTGACAGGCCATAGATGGCGCTGCCCTGGGCGAAAGGGGTCTTCTCAACCTCTTTATCGTATGAACGGTAACGCCCTGCCGCGACGCTGTATTTCAGGTGTTTTTCCCGCTGCAGCACCGGCACGGAGGCAAACGGTACCACGAAATGACTCTCGCTGCCGTCGGTCTCTTTTACCGTGACGTTCAGATCGCCGCTGCTGCCGGTGGGGTAGAGATCGTTAATCTCAAACGCGCCGGGGGCCACGGTGTTTTGATAGATAACGTAGCCATTCTGGCGAACCACCACCTGGGCGTTACTGTGCGCCGTGCCGCGTACCACCGGGGCATAACCGCGCTCGCTGTCCGGCAGCATGTCGCTTTCGGTAGCCAGCTGTGCGCCAGTGTAAGAGACGCTGTCGAAAACGTCGGCCTGGGTGCTGCTCTGCCCCACGGTCAATTCGCTCTTCAGCCCCACGATATCGCGCTGGGCATAGGTATAGACCGGGGTCAGCTTGCCGTCGTCCTGACCCCCGTCCGAATTGTGGTTCCAGGTGCTGTAATTACGCACGCGCCAGGCACCGGCGTTAAAGCCGGGGCGCAGATTAATAAACTGGCTGCTGTTGTCCGCTTTCCCCTGCTGGCGGGC is a window of Enterobacter cloacae complex sp. ECNIH7 DNA encoding:
- a CDS encoding fimbrial protein yields the protein MKTLLALLLLGVASQSLAEEIQLDIRGNIYANACQVDSASQNLTVNLGKANTGDFKDVGDTGQWTSFDLTLSKCPTTAVLATATFHGQPDSIHPTKFASSGTAKGLALELADPQDQISLAPDASFSVLINQDNHTADFPLAARYYATSLPVTAGTFSSVVQVTFIYQ
- a CDS encoding fimbrial protein, with protein sequence MQIAKSFFLLVVLTTAALFVPQAKASCQSPSLPALLSLASISVPTSLPVGSTIPGTERPVHVSGNCYVAEDAGQPVIACYNGFGKEIPGIPGVYESGVAGIGVSLRNDKGQRVTGAADQICSDTTPVGLVSGTMSSDGSLPFSFDVTLELVKTSETVASGSLTTSNTQFNLGVERIEALNEPNTLSYSGDVVVKEVTCTVSPKSLTIILGDFPVSRFTGAGTVVAQSTFNIGMLCDQDVQPEMMIASANGYETNFPGVIKLTPENGVATGVGVRMLFNGQIPAFGQYMSTFPTYANMQSQYPFSVSYEQTSAEVTPGTANTVATITVAYK
- a CDS encoding fimbria/pilus outer membrane usher protein → MYSTTKPLLRRLREMLPTFCGIAVTCCALQAHADDYFNPALLDIDNPEQAKTDLSVYEKGPGQAPGKYQVTMFINNNKIDTRDVLFTLQKDAQGDDSLQPCLSLDELTHLGIKTKDYPKLAAKGECADLSAIPSASATFRIKNQQLLLSIPQSALGQVPRGYIDPKEYDEGITAGILNYSVNASQSRARQQGKADNSSQFINLRPGFNAGAWRVRNYSTWNHNSDGGQDDGKLTPVYTYAQRDIVGLKSELTVGQSSTQADVFDSVSYTGAQLATESDMLPDSERGYAPVVRGTAHSNAQVVVRQNGYVIYQNTVAPGAFEINDLYPTGSSGDLNVTVKETDGSESHFVVPFASVPVLQREKHLKYSVAAGRYRSYDKEVEKTPFAQGSAIYGLSHGVTLYGGTQQSSHYHSAALGAGKNVGDLGAFSLDVTRAKALLKKRKTSKGQSLRLRYSKNFTATGTSFSLAGYRYNSKGFYTLQDTMESWTRANDWSAPQQRRARAEATIDQTLGDKWGSVTLSLVKERYWSQSQDMTSLSVSYNNSWHGVSYSLSYSVNKNSDDTDEDGKSISDDQQIGLNVSVPLDRWLPDTWANYSLNNGKDGTTHNLGLNGTALEGDKLSWNVQQGLDSANNNTSTSMNADYKGTYGEIRGGVSQDSHQHTVSAGIQGGIVAHSDGVTFGQTLGETVVLIKAPGTHGTHVANQTGVETDSRGYTLVPFVTPWRHNPISLDTETLPEDADVTHASQTVTPSRGAVVRASFDTRVGNRVLMTLAWNDKPLPFGATVTTEDKSSEFIVGNDGLVYLTGLPQHGRLFVSWGKEASEHCVADYALMQEKDNTNIINAAAQCH